In Chryseobacterium lactis, a single genomic region encodes these proteins:
- the ribA gene encoding GTP cyclohydrolase II, whose protein sequence is MIKIQAEANVPTEHGTFRMIAFSENENDWMPHMAIIAENTDFSKPVNVRFHSECITGEVFHSKKCECGQQLDAAMKYTHENGGIIIYLRQEGRNIGIINKLKAYSLQEKGLDTVQANLELGLPADDRNFGVAIEILNLLDIKDINLLTNNPEKVKYVVESNVHLNSRIPLQIPANENSKGYLQTKKDFFGHLLDDNDN, encoded by the coding sequence ATGATTAAAATTCAGGCGGAAGCCAATGTTCCTACAGAACACGGCACTTTCCGAATGATCGCTTTCTCCGAAAACGAAAACGATTGGATGCCTCACATGGCCATTATCGCAGAAAATACAGATTTTTCAAAACCTGTAAATGTTCGTTTCCATTCCGAGTGTATAACCGGAGAAGTTTTCCATTCAAAAAAATGTGAGTGTGGCCAGCAATTGGACGCGGCAATGAAATACACCCATGAAAATGGCGGTATCATCATATATCTTCGTCAGGAAGGCAGGAATATCGGCATTATCAATAAATTGAAAGCATATTCTTTACAGGAAAAAGGACTGGACACCGTACAAGCTAATCTTGAACTTGGACTTCCTGCTGATGACAGAAATTTTGGAGTAGCGATTGAAATCCTAAATCTATTGGATATAAAAGACATCAACCTTCTTACCAACAATCCTGAAAAGGTAAAATATGTGGTAGAGAGTAATGTTCATCTTAATTCCAGAATTCCACTTCAGATTCCTGCTAATGAAAATAGTAAAGGATATCTGCAAACCAAAAAAGATTTCTTTGGCCATCTTCTCGATGACAATGATAATTAA
- a CDS encoding DUF4254 domain-containing protein has protein sequence MNFTETAWKVFNQCIEDYHVSDDVNALINNPFEKDSLERILYAKNWIDTVQWHLEDIIRDENIDPAEALQLKRTIDASNQKRTDLVEYIDSWFLTKFENITPKPDAKINTETPAWAVDRLSILALKVYHMSLEAYRESASEEHRKNCQAKLDVLLTQKEDLSTSIDQLLADIEYGNIKMKVYKQMKMYNDESLNPILYQKGQQK, from the coding sequence ATGAATTTCACTGAGACTGCATGGAAAGTCTTCAATCAATGTATTGAAGACTATCACGTGTCTGATGACGTTAACGCTCTAATTAATAACCCGTTCGAAAAAGATAGTTTGGAACGGATTTTGTATGCAAAGAACTGGATTGATACCGTTCAATGGCATCTGGAAGATATAATTAGAGATGAAAATATTGATCCGGCTGAAGCTCTTCAACTGAAGAGAACAATAGACGCCTCCAATCAGAAAAGAACTGATCTGGTAGAATATATTGACAGCTGGTTCCTTACTAAGTTTGAAAATATAACTCCTAAACCTGACGCAAAAATAAATACAGAAACTCCCGCTTGGGCAGTAGACAGACTATCGATTCTTGCGTTAAAGGTTTATCACATGTCGTTAGAAGCTTATAGAGAATCCGCTTCTGAGGAACACAGAAAAAACTGCCAGGCTAAACTGGATGTTCTGCTTACTCAAAAGGAAGACCTATCAACTTCTATAGATCAGTTGCTTGCTGATATTGAATACGGGAATATTAAGATGAAGGTATACAAACAAATGAAAATGTATAACGATGAAAGTCTTAACCCAATCCTTTATCAAAAAGGGCAACAAAAATGA
- a CDS encoding twin-arginine translocase TatA/TatE family subunit codes for MNTLTILALSWQHILIVAILLVLLFGGKKIPELMRGVGSGIKEFKDAVKEEDKPNSENKSSSTNNNSTSN; via the coding sequence ATGAATACACTAACTATACTTGCCTTATCTTGGCAGCACATTCTGATCGTAGCCATACTTTTGGTTTTACTTTTCGGAGGAAAGAAAATCCCGGAATTAATGAGAGGAGTTGGTTCAGGGATCAAAGAATTTAAAGATGCGGTAAAAGAAGAAGATAAACCCAATTCTGAAAACAAATCTTCTTCAACAAATAATAATTCTACCAGTAACTAA
- a CDS encoding murein hydrolase activator EnvC family protein, with amino-acid sequence MIKKFSFLIGILLFGLHQGQQKKEQLQKQNAELKKQIAEINTDLAKTRSESKLSIAYLTSVNQKLVLREKVYNNTQKEKRFIEDDIYLRQLEINRQNKELAVLRKNYAEVLVNAYKNKGVQNKVTFILSSKNMGEAIRRVQYLKQYSDYQDKKAAEITDAANQIKKTISQRQNSIKEKDNLLVTQQKDLATINTERAQKEQLVADFKKNESKLTAELKQKQTQSKVLEGQIRAIIAEEIRIAKAEEEARRKAEAEKIRLAKIAAEREKARIEAEAKARAEALERERKLAEAEAKRAADLAAKRAEEEKRRNEEAARAESNAKDEARKIAAKKASDEAAVKAREAADKLTAARAAEAALTKRKEEDKKAAESKAMTSYGVSTASGNNFADNRGRLGYPADRAGQITHRFGRQPHPVFKNITEENNGIKISVPSGTRAKCVFPGSVSSVLANNDGTKTVIIKHGGYFTIYSNLGSVSVSKGQQVSSGTPVGTVAQDFDGAYTLDFQVWNGSTPVDPLGWISY; translated from the coding sequence ATGATTAAAAAATTTAGCTTTTTAATAGGTATTCTTCTGTTCGGGTTGCACCAGGGTCAGCAGAAAAAAGAACAGTTGCAAAAACAGAATGCCGAACTTAAAAAACAAATTGCAGAAATAAATACAGATTTAGCTAAAACAAGAAGCGAATCTAAACTTTCCATAGCCTACCTTACCAGCGTAAATCAAAAGTTAGTATTAAGAGAAAAGGTGTACAATAATACTCAAAAAGAAAAGAGATTTATTGAAGATGACATCTATCTGCGCCAGCTTGAGATCAATCGCCAGAATAAGGAATTGGCTGTCCTCAGGAAAAACTATGCTGAAGTTCTGGTAAATGCTTACAAAAACAAAGGGGTACAGAACAAAGTAACCTTCATCCTTTCTTCCAAAAATATGGGTGAAGCGATACGAAGAGTTCAGTATCTAAAGCAATATTCAGATTACCAGGATAAAAAAGCTGCTGAAATTACCGATGCGGCAAACCAAATCAAAAAAACCATTTCGCAAAGACAAAACTCTATAAAAGAGAAAGATAACCTGTTGGTAACCCAGCAAAAGGATCTTGCGACAATCAATACCGAGAGAGCCCAAAAAGAACAGCTTGTGGCTGATTTCAAAAAGAACGAATCAAAACTTACGGCTGAACTGAAACAAAAGCAGACTCAATCTAAAGTGCTTGAGGGCCAGATCAGAGCCATTATTGCTGAAGAAATCAGAATTGCAAAAGCTGAAGAAGAGGCAAGAAGAAAAGCTGAAGCAGAAAAAATACGTTTAGCTAAAATTGCTGCTGAAAGAGAAAAAGCAAGAATCGAAGCAGAAGCCAAAGCAAGGGCAGAAGCCCTGGAAAGAGAAAGAAAACTCGCTGAAGCTGAAGCAAAAAGAGCCGCAGACTTAGCAGCAAAAAGAGCTGAAGAGGAAAAAAGACGTAATGAAGAAGCCGCAAGAGCTGAATCCAATGCAAAAGATGAGGCCAGAAAAATTGCCGCTAAAAAAGCATCAGACGAAGCAGCGGTAAAAGCTAGAGAAGCTGCAGATAAATTAACCGCAGCAAGAGCCGCAGAGGCAGCACTTACAAAAAGAAAAGAAGAAGATAAGAAAGCAGCAGAATCCAAAGCTATGACCAGCTATGGAGTTTCTACAGCTTCAGGAAATAACTTTGCAGATAACAGAGGAAGACTGGGGTATCCGGCAGACAGAGCGGGACAGATAACCCACCGCTTCGGAAGACAGCCTCACCCTGTGTTTAAGAATATTACTGAAGAAAATAACGGAATTAAAATTTCAGTTCCTTCAGGTACCCGTGCAAAATGTGTCTTCCCCGGTTCTGTATCTTCCGTCCTTGCAAACAATGACGGAACAAAGACTGTTATCATCAAACATGGAGGCTATTTCACTATTTATTCCAACCTGGGAAGTGTAAGTGTTTCCAAAGGACAGCAGGTTTCTTCCGGAACTCCGGTGGGTACTGTTGCTCAGGATTTCGATGGTGCTTATACGCTTGATTTCCAAGTATGGAACGGAAGTACACCAGTTGATCCATTAGGTTGGATTTCATATTAA
- a CDS encoding DUF4292 domain-containing protein, which translates to MKNWIPLLLLLLVLSSCKTRNAIQNNTATRDSIKTSEENKNPKDANEPVRDKLTFFEHVLIPPKFEQIKIDSKVRVETGNYIPPLDATIYIENDKKVWMNLRALFINVARGLATPEGIKGQDKVNKVYIDSDFDYLNNLLNVNFIDYKSLEKILLGRTFVKISDSQFTLTQNAQGYKMVSNDNQKITTDDKSRAYKIALQYDTNYDLLSVNLKDVLSSDELEISYSDWDEFNGIRLPKNVKIIIKGSKSSQILLENTKFDFSRMETAYSVPSSYKKIEIK; encoded by the coding sequence ATGAAAAATTGGATACCACTCCTTTTATTACTTCTTGTCTTATCATCCTGTAAGACCCGTAATGCTATACAAAACAATACAGCAACACGAGACAGTATCAAAACATCCGAAGAAAACAAAAACCCGAAGGATGCCAATGAACCGGTGAGAGACAAACTTACTTTCTTCGAACATGTATTGATTCCGCCAAAATTCGAACAAATTAAGATCGACAGCAAAGTACGGGTAGAAACAGGCAACTACATTCCACCTCTTGATGCTACCATCTATATTGAAAATGATAAAAAAGTATGGATGAATCTCAGAGCCTTATTTATTAATGTAGCCCGAGGACTAGCTACTCCGGAAGGAATAAAAGGACAGGATAAAGTAAATAAAGTTTATATAGATTCAGATTTCGATTATCTTAATAATCTACTGAATGTTAATTTCATTGACTATAAATCATTGGAAAAAATTCTGTTGGGCAGAACTTTTGTGAAAATTAGTGATTCACAATTTACGCTGACACAGAATGCCCAAGGGTATAAAATGGTTTCTAATGACAATCAGAAAATCACAACGGATGACAAATCCAGAGCGTACAAAATTGCCTTACAATATGATACCAATTACGATTTATTAAGTGTCAATTTAAAAGACGTTTTATCATCAGATGAGCTGGAAATCTCTTACAGCGACTGGGATGAATTCAATGGAATCCGTCTTCCTAAAAATGTTAAAATAATTATAAAAGGCTCAAAATCTAGTCAAATTTTACTGGAAAACACGAAATTTGACTTTTCGAGGATGGAAACAGCTTATTCTGTACCATCCAGTTATAAGAAAATTGAGATTAAATGA
- a CDS encoding sugar phosphate nucleotidyltransferase gives MKIIVPMAGRGSRLRPHTLTVPKPLIPIAGKPIVQRLVEDIAKVAGENIEEVAFIIGDFGPEIEKSLIQIAEKLGAKGSIYYQTDPLGTAHAIKCAEQSMQGDIVIAFADTLFRADFQLDKNSDGVIWVKSVEDPSAFGVVKLDNYGFITDFVEKPKSFVSDLAIIGIYYFNSAEKLMEEINYIMDNDIKNGGEYQLTTALENLRAKGAKFTLGKVNDWMDCGNKNATVETNSKILEYEREEMAQYPASAVIENSLIIQPCFIGENVTISNSKVGPGVSLGNNTKIVNSNIENSLIQENTRINHGNLSNSMIGNSAQYFGVAREISLGDYSVLDFLSK, from the coding sequence ATGAAAATTATTGTTCCGATGGCTGGACGTGGTTCCAGATTACGCCCGCACACTCTGACAGTTCCAAAACCTCTTATTCCTATCGCCGGTAAACCTATTGTACAGCGACTGGTTGAAGATATTGCTAAAGTCGCAGGAGAAAATATTGAAGAAGTAGCATTTATCATTGGGGATTTTGGTCCGGAGATCGAAAAATCACTGATTCAGATTGCTGAAAAGCTTGGAGCAAAAGGAAGTATATATTATCAAACTGATCCTCTTGGAACGGCACATGCCATCAAATGCGCAGAACAGTCTATGCAGGGAGATATCGTAATTGCTTTTGCAGATACTCTTTTCCGTGCAGATTTCCAGCTGGATAAAAATTCGGATGGGGTAATTTGGGTAAAAAGTGTAGAAGATCCTTCCGCTTTTGGAGTTGTAAAACTAGACAACTATGGTTTTATCACTGACTTTGTTGAAAAACCAAAATCCTTCGTTTCAGATCTTGCAATCATTGGAATCTACTATTTCAACAGTGCTGAAAAACTGATGGAAGAAATCAACTATATCATGGACAATGATATTAAAAACGGTGGAGAATATCAGCTGACAACCGCTTTAGAAAACCTTAGAGCAAAAGGGGCAAAATTTACTTTAGGAAAGGTAAATGACTGGATGGACTGCGGAAACAAAAATGCCACTGTAGAAACCAACAGTAAAATCCTTGAATATGAAAGAGAAGAAATGGCACAATATCCAGCTTCCGCTGTCATTGAAAACTCATTGATTATTCAACCTTGCTTTATTGGTGAAAACGTAACAATTTCCAACTCAAAAGTAGGCCCTGGAGTTTCATTAGGTAATAATACAAAAATTGTAAATTCGAATATTGAAAACTCTCTGATTCAGGAAAATACAAGAATCAATCACGGAAATCTTTCTAATTCAATGATTGGTAACTCTGCACAGTATTTTGGAGTAGCAAGAGAAATTTCTCTGGGAGACTATTCTGTTTTAGATTTTTTGTCTAAATAG
- a CDS encoding oligosaccharide flippase family protein, with product MYKKLLGQTIIYGVGAIAPRIILFILNPLLIYKIPNEGFAIFTQLYAWISFVNIMLSFGFETAFFRFSAEEGNEKRTFNTSFWFLFSTSTIFLALCYLFNQSIADYAGYHDNPEYIRWFALIAFFDNLLVIPFAWLRFHNKPIKYSAVRVFQAIFQAVFTAALFFWIPENVSRSFGLDQNVDFPFFSNLAGSALGVLLLFPIILKVRFQFVTPLFKRMIKYSFPLMLAGLAFMVNENFDKSIQRNLISDEEAGAYGGCYKLAVLMTLFVTAYRMGIEPFFFKQMDKSDAKKTYANVAEYFAFFACAVALGIIANISWLKSVFIPNKSYWIAIDIIPIIVVANLCFGIYYNFSTWYKVTDRTGVGTAISWIGAGINIALNYLALSYYHSMIGSAWATFGAYLVMMIVSYVLGQKYYPIPYRMKKMSFFLILLGVFSFIIVRYLNYNIITSNILFLLFLGVLIYSEKNLILSRIKKN from the coding sequence TTGTATAAGAAACTATTAGGCCAGACAATCATCTACGGAGTGGGAGCTATCGCGCCAAGAATTATTTTATTTATCCTTAATCCACTTTTGATCTATAAAATTCCTAATGAGGGGTTTGCGATCTTCACACAGCTTTATGCATGGATTTCTTTTGTAAATATTATGCTTTCTTTTGGCTTTGAAACAGCCTTTTTTCGATTTTCTGCAGAAGAAGGTAATGAAAAAAGGACCTTCAATACTTCGTTCTGGTTTTTATTTTCAACCTCTACTATTTTCCTGGCATTATGCTATTTATTCAATCAGTCTATTGCTGATTATGCGGGATACCATGATAACCCCGAGTATATCCGATGGTTTGCCCTGATTGCCTTTTTCGATAATTTATTAGTCATTCCTTTTGCATGGTTGCGTTTTCACAATAAGCCTATAAAATATTCAGCAGTAAGAGTTTTTCAGGCAATATTTCAGGCAGTTTTTACAGCAGCATTATTCTTTTGGATTCCTGAAAATGTATCCAGAAGTTTTGGATTAGATCAAAATGTAGACTTCCCCTTCTTCAGTAACCTTGCAGGAAGTGCCCTCGGTGTTTTATTATTATTTCCTATTATCCTAAAGGTAAGATTTCAGTTTGTGACGCCCTTGTTTAAGCGTATGATCAAGTATTCATTCCCGCTTATGCTGGCTGGCCTGGCTTTTATGGTGAATGAAAATTTTGATAAATCAATCCAAAGAAATCTTATTTCAGATGAAGAAGCCGGTGCTTACGGAGGCTGTTATAAATTGGCTGTATTGATGACATTATTTGTCACAGCATACCGAATGGGTATTGAGCCCTTCTTTTTTAAACAAATGGATAAGAGTGATGCTAAGAAAACCTATGCGAACGTAGCAGAATACTTTGCTTTCTTCGCATGTGCCGTGGCATTAGGAATTATCGCCAATATTTCGTGGTTGAAAAGCGTTTTCATTCCCAACAAATCCTATTGGATTGCCATAGATATCATCCCGATTATTGTTGTGGCCAATCTTTGCTTCGGAATTTATTATAACTTTTCCACCTGGTATAAAGTTACAGACAGAACCGGTGTGGGAACTGCAATATCATGGATCGGAGCAGGTATCAATATTGCCCTGAATTATCTTGCGTTGAGTTATTATCACAGTATGATCGGTTCTGCATGGGCTACTTTCGGAGCGTATCTTGTTATGATGATTGTTTCTTACGTATTAGGTCAAAAATACTACCCTATTCCTTACAGAATGAAGAAAATGTCTTTCTTTTTGATATTACTGGGAGTCTTTAGTTTTATTATTGTGAGGTATCTCAACTATAACATTATAACAAGCAACATATTATTTCTACTCTTTCTTGGAGTTTTAATTTACTCTGAAAAAAACTTAATCTTATCGAGAATCAAAAAGAATTAA
- a CDS encoding dihydroorotase: MKTLIKNVNIVNEGKVFESDILIENDVISTIAAGISEDADQVIDGTGKYLLPGVIDDQVHFREPGLTHKGDIETESRAAIAGGITSFIDQPNTVPNAVTQELLADKYEIATKKAYANYGFMMGGTNDNLEEVLKTNPRNVPGIKLFLGSSTGNMLVDNPETLENIFSNTKMLIAVHCEDEATIRANTQKYIDQYGEDIPVKFHHLIRSEEACYKSSSKAIELAQKTGARLHVFHLSTAKETALFRNDIPLKDKKITAEVCVHHLTFTNEDYETRGGLIKWNPAVKTQKDKDGLWEALLDDRIDVIATDHAPHTAEEKNNVYTKCPSGAPLVQHSLVVMLENYKNGKISLEKIVEKMCHNPAILFRVEKRGFVKEGYKADLVLVDLNADWTVAKDNLLYKCGWSPLEGMNFHSKVTHTFVNGHLVYDNGKITEEKFGERLLFEARE, translated from the coding sequence ATGAAGACCTTAATCAAGAATGTAAATATCGTCAATGAAGGAAAAGTCTTTGAAAGTGATATTTTAATAGAAAATGATGTAATCTCTACTATAGCTGCCGGTATTTCTGAAGATGCAGATCAGGTTATTGATGGTACAGGAAAATACCTTCTTCCGGGAGTGATTGATGATCAGGTGCATTTTCGTGAACCCGGATTGACTCATAAAGGTGATATTGAAACCGAATCAAGAGCTGCCATAGCCGGAGGAATTACAAGTTTTATTGATCAACCCAATACAGTACCTAATGCGGTAACACAGGAATTGCTGGCTGATAAATATGAAATTGCCACAAAAAAAGCTTACGCCAATTACGGTTTCATGATGGGTGGTACCAATGATAATCTTGAAGAAGTATTGAAAACAAATCCGAGAAATGTTCCTGGAATTAAATTGTTTTTAGGCTCCTCTACAGGAAATATGCTGGTAGATAATCCTGAAACGTTAGAGAATATTTTCAGCAATACCAAAATGCTTATCGCTGTTCATTGTGAGGATGAAGCGACCATCAGAGCTAATACTCAAAAATATATTGATCAATATGGTGAAGATATTCCTGTGAAATTTCATCACCTGATCAGAAGTGAAGAGGCATGTTATAAATCGTCATCCAAGGCTATTGAACTGGCACAAAAAACAGGGGCAAGACTGCATGTTTTCCACCTTTCAACGGCTAAGGAAACAGCACTTTTCAGAAATGATATCCCTTTAAAAGATAAAAAGATCACTGCTGAAGTATGTGTTCATCACTTAACATTTACAAATGAAGATTATGAAACAAGAGGTGGCTTAATCAAGTGGAACCCTGCAGTAAAGACTCAAAAGGATAAAGACGGTCTTTGGGAAGCATTGCTGGATGATAGAATTGACGTAATTGCTACGGATCATGCACCTCATACGGCGGAAGAGAAAAATAATGTATACACAAAGTGTCCATCCGGAGCACCTTTGGTACAGCATTCTTTAGTTGTCATGTTGGAAAACTATAAAAACGGTAAAATTTCCCTGGAAAAAATCGTTGAGAAAATGTGTCACAACCCTGCGATTCTTTTCAGAGTAGAGAAGAGAGGTTTTGTTAAAGAAGGATATAAAGCAGATCTTGTGTTGGTTGATTTGAATGCAGACTGGACAGTTGCCAAAGACAATTTATTATACAAATGCGGATGGAGCCCATTGGAAGGAATGAACTTCCATTCTAAAGTGACCCATACCTTTGTCAATGGACATTTGGTCTATGATAATGGAAAAATTACTGAAGAGAAATTTGGGGAGAGATTGCTTTTTGAGGCAAGAGAGTAA
- a CDS encoding IS4 family transposase — MSIFNEHKISVSQLLSFIPEALLSHLSANTKVDHYSKVLQGRKMFYLLLFAITSSEKLSQRTLEDTFKDPVFKALFNIDETETVRRSSISERLSKIDSGYFKEIYDCIYNMFCDSYNPAEREKYDLIRTDSTVIGEAAGKLKEGIAQNGGKKFIKYSVLFDGLLPCGVEIYNTPKYCAEDNALSEAVLQHVKREKEHANIYIIDKGLGSAQRMKEFDDKGVFFVIRSKENRKHEEIKSFIEKDQNIDLGEIVLIKDSLVKLYSSKPVPTQKGKTYNKEEQIETHFRLVVVSSKQQPEKEFWFLTNDFQISAKDIANYYRKRWDIEVFFRFLKQELHASHLLSLNKNGIEVMIYMTLITAMLILIYKKANNIGYKTAKRRFAMEIRNLAISILIIGAGGNPDKVFKT, encoded by the coding sequence ATGTCCATTTTCAACGAACACAAAATTTCAGTTTCCCAGTTGTTAAGCTTTATTCCTGAAGCCCTTTTATCCCATCTTTCAGCCAATACTAAAGTAGATCATTATTCTAAAGTTCTTCAAGGCAGAAAGATGTTTTATCTTCTATTATTTGCCATTACCAGCAGTGAAAAATTAAGCCAGCGAACACTGGAAGACACATTTAAAGATCCTGTATTTAAGGCTTTATTCAATATTGATGAAACTGAAACTGTCAGACGCAGTTCTATTTCTGAGAGGCTTTCGAAAATCGATTCAGGATACTTTAAAGAAATCTACGATTGTATTTATAATATGTTCTGTGATTCCTATAACCCGGCAGAAAGAGAAAAATATGATTTAATAAGAACAGATAGCACTGTTATTGGTGAAGCCGCTGGAAAATTAAAAGAAGGCATTGCTCAAAACGGAGGTAAGAAATTTATTAAGTACAGTGTCTTATTTGATGGACTACTTCCTTGCGGAGTTGAAATTTACAATACTCCCAAATACTGTGCAGAAGATAATGCTCTTTCTGAAGCTGTATTGCAACATGTGAAAAGAGAAAAAGAACATGCCAATATTTATATTATAGATAAAGGATTGGGTTCTGCCCAAAGAATGAAAGAATTTGATGATAAAGGGGTGTTTTTTGTTATAAGATCTAAAGAAAATAGAAAACATGAAGAAATAAAGTCTTTTATTGAAAAAGATCAGAATATCGACTTAGGAGAAATTGTACTGATAAAAGACAGTTTAGTAAAGCTATATTCGTCAAAACCTGTCCCAACTCAAAAAGGGAAAACTTATAATAAAGAGGAACAAATTGAAACACATTTCAGATTGGTTGTAGTAAGCAGCAAACAGCAACCTGAAAAAGAATTTTGGTTTCTGACCAATGACTTTCAAATCTCTGCAAAAGATATTGCGAATTATTATCGAAAAAGATGGGATATTGAAGTTTTTTTTAGATTTCTAAAACAGGAACTTCATGCAAGTCATCTTCTTTCACTCAATAAAAATGGTATAGAAGTAATGATTTACATGACTCTTATTACAGCTATGCTTATACTGATCTATAAAAAAGCAAATAATATAGGATATAAAACAGCCAAAAGAAGATTTGCTATGGAGATAAGAAACCTTGCCATATCCATATTAATAATAGGGGCAGGTGGAAATCCTGATAAAGTCTTTAAAACTTAA